From Streptomyces asiaticus, one genomic window encodes:
- a CDS encoding NADPH-dependent FMN reductase, producing MTTDTAVLTTTTTPASATDTDSPIRLAIIIGSTRDGRFGPKIADWFAGHAALRSDMTVDVVDLAETPLPMALTHRPGPEDVAALEAVTPRLDAADAFAVVTPEYNHSYPAPLKNAIDWHFTQWQAKPVGFVSYGGISGGLRAVEHLRPVFAEVHAVTVRDTVSFHNAGGLFGADGRLKEPEGPDTAAGAMLDQLTWWARALRTARATHPYGS from the coding sequence ATGACGACAGACACCGCCGTTCTAACGACGACCACCACGCCCGCGTCCGCCACCGACACCGACTCCCCCATCCGGCTCGCCATCATCATCGGCAGCACCCGCGACGGCCGCTTCGGACCGAAGATCGCGGACTGGTTCGCCGGTCATGCGGCGCTCCGCTCCGATATGACCGTCGATGTCGTGGACCTGGCCGAGACCCCGCTGCCCATGGCCCTCACCCACCGCCCCGGCCCCGAGGACGTCGCGGCCCTGGAGGCCGTGACGCCCCGGCTGGACGCGGCCGACGCGTTCGCCGTGGTCACACCCGAGTACAACCACAGCTACCCCGCCCCGCTGAAGAACGCGATCGACTGGCACTTCACCCAGTGGCAGGCCAAGCCGGTCGGCTTCGTCTCCTACGGCGGCATCTCCGGGGGGCTGCGCGCGGTCGAGCATCTACGGCCGGTCTTCGCCGAGGTCCACGCCGTGACCGTCCGGGACACGGTCAGCTTCCACAACGCGGGCGGGCTCTTCGGAGCGGACGGCCGGCTGAAGGAGCCCGAGGGTCCGGACACCGCCGCCGGGGCGATGCTCGACCAGCTCACCTGGTGGGCGCGAGCCCTGCGCACGGCCCGCGCCACCCACCCGTACGGCAGCTGA
- the soxR gene encoding redox-sensitive transcriptional activator SoxR, with product MTQLTWKTHELTVGDLAQRSGVPASALRFYEREGLIHSRRTSGNQRRYTRDTLRRVAFVRSSQRVGIPLARIREVLGLFPEDHVLTKEDWARISECWHADLNERIEQLENLRDHLTDCIGCGCLSIDKCALANPYDRLGEQGTGARRLLKSSC from the coding sequence ATGACGCAACTGACCTGGAAGACCCATGAGCTCACGGTCGGCGATCTCGCGCAGCGCAGCGGGGTGCCCGCCTCCGCGCTGCGCTTCTATGAGCGCGAGGGGCTGATCCACAGCCGCCGCACCTCCGGCAATCAGCGCCGCTACACCCGTGACACCCTCCGCCGTGTGGCCTTCGTCCGCTCCTCGCAGCGCGTCGGCATCCCGCTGGCGAGGATCCGGGAGGTCCTCGGGCTCTTCCCCGAGGACCACGTCCTCACCAAGGAGGACTGGGCCCGGATCTCGGAGTGCTGGCACGCGGACCTCAATGAGCGCATCGAACAGCTGGAGAACCTCCGCGACCACCTCACCGACTGCATCGGCTGCGGCTGTCTGTCGATCGACAAGTGCGCGCTGGCGAACCCCTACGACCGGCTGGGCGAGCAGGGCACGGGCGCCCGCCGACTGCTCAAGTCCAGCTGCTGA